The window TATTATTAAAAACAGCTTTTGTGCTAAGATTTCCCGTTCAAACACAAAGCAACAAAACGTTAGGCTTAATGATTTATGGACACAATCATTGAAAAATTTATCGATATACAAAAAGAAATTTTAAGCAATTTTGCCTTGAAATGGGATAGCGAAAAATCTAAAAAATCCTTTAGAGAAGATGTGCAAAAATATTTCTGTTTCGAGAATAAATTCGGATGGAATATTATGCTGAATTCTTATTATGTGATAAATGATACCGAATTAGCTAAAACATCTTTTAATCAATTCGGGCTTCAAGGTCCTTCAAGACATAGTGACATTGGTGAAAGATATCTACGCCTGTATGGATTACTAAATTCTATTTATCAACAAAAAGTAGCAATCGAAAATCTGATTGAAATTTTCAAACTTCCAAATCCCAAAGAATTTATCCAAAGTTTAAAGCAATCAGAAATAATCTTGTTAAGAAACAAAATTGCTTCACATCCTTCAAATTACTCTATTATCAAAGATGATTCAGAACATAAATTTGACGTTTATGAAATTGTAAGAGCAGATTTACAATTTGATAAAATTACGCTATTAAGAAATCAAAATCATTTTGAATATTATGATTTAGAAAAGTCAATTAAAACATTTGATAAAATCCTTGAAGATATTTTGGATAAAATAACATCGAAAATTATAAAGAAGCTTTTCAGAAACAAAGGAAAACTTTATGAGGAACTTGTAAAGATTAATTTAATCCGTGAAGGAGCTTTCATAAGTGGCAGCACTATTATTAAGTTTAACAAATAACTCACAACTTCGCATAAGTAGGTTTTTCAAAATACAAAACAAAGAGTAAAAACTGTAAATCCAATCTTCCCACAAGAAACCCAACAACCAAAAATTTTCAATAATATACTTCGATGAATATATAAACATCTTCGGAATACGCTTCAATCATTCAGTTTAAACAATCAAAGACTTCGTTAGGTCGTTCAACTATTAGGAATAGAGAATAAACCGTTTGGAAGGGATAATCAAGCATTTCGAAGAGCCGTTCAACCGTTTCGAAGAGACAATCAACTACTTCGAAGAGACAATCAAGCGGTTCGAAGAGCCGTTCAACCAGTTCGAAGAGGCAATCAAGTACAATTTGTTATATTTCAATACTTTACAGCCTTTTCGAAAAATTGATAAAATTGCCTTGAGGGTATTTTTTTAGATTTAATCAATTTTCAGATATAAAAATATTGCATAATAAAAACAAAAAAGGATTTCAAAAATTTGAAATCCTTTTTACTGATATTTTCTAATCTTACAATCCGATTACCGGCATTGAAAGCATTAAGATATTTTCGTTTTCTTCAAGTCCGTCAAGCGGCTCAATGATTCCCGGTCTGTTGGGTTGAGACATTTTCATTGTGATATCGTCTGCTCCTAAAATACCCAACATTTCTGTTAAGAATTTAGAACTGAAACCGATGTTGATATCTTCACCGTTATAATCACAAGGAATCTGCATATCTGCTTTGTTTGCGTATTCTGTATCTTCTGCGTGAAGGTGAAGAATATTAGCCGATAATTTGAATCTTACCTGATTGGTTGATTTATTAGACATGATTGACGCTCTCTTAATTGCACCTAATAAAAGGTTTCTGTTGATCGTCAAAACATTCGGATTCTCTTTAGGGATTACCGCAGTATAGTTAGGATATTTTCCGTCAATTAATCTACAGATCCAAATATGTTTACCAAAAGTAAATTTAGCCATATTCTCGTTGAAGTCGATTGTAAGATCTTCGTTTGAGCTTGCTAAAATATTTTTGAAAATATTCAAAGGTTTTTTAGGCATAATGAATTCCATTGGCTCGGCATTCATCAAATCTGTTCTTTTGTACACCACCAATCTGTGAGAATCTGTAGAAACAAAATTGGTTTCATTTTCTCCAAACTGGAACAAAACTCCTGTCATTACCGGACGAAGAGAATCGTTACTGGTTGCAAAAAGCGTGTTGGTTAAAGCTTCAGACAAAACTCCCGCAGGCATTGTAATGCTTTGAGAAGCATCAAATTCCGGAATCTCAGGATAATCATCTGCATTATCTAGTGCAACAGCAAAATTATCTTTTTCGTCTAATATCTCCAGCAAACTCCCTGTACCTTCCGCATTGTCTTTCACCACCAAAGTAAGAGGCTGCTCGCCATACGTTTTTATAAAATCTTGAAAAATCTTAGCTGGAACGGCAAACTTACCAGAATCGTCTGACTTTACCTCCAACGAAGTAATAAGCGTTGTTTCGCCATCGGATGCAGTAATGGTAACGATGTTTTCGTTGAGTTCAAAAAGATAGTTTTCTAAAATCGGTCTCGATTGAGAACTTGATATTACGCCACTTACAGTTTGCAAAGCCTTCTGCAGTTCACCACTTGAAATAATAAATTTCATAGATTTAAAAATAAGTTTCTACAAATATAACAAATACAAAACAGATAGAAAAGAATAATCCTGAGAGTTATTAACAAATATCATTATTCTGTTTTCAGGGTCGAAATAATATTCAGGGTTTTGTAATCATTAATTTTCGGATCAAAGATCTCCATCGTAAAATAACTGATATTAACTTTCTTGTTCATCAAGGTTTGATATTCTTTAGGCAGATCTAAATTGGAATCCACAGATGAGATCCAATAAAGTTTATTAAGCATTTTATTTTCTCCTATCACATGAAAAACAATAAAGTTTTCTTTCTCAATTTTAGAGACCGTTCCGTTTATTAAAAGTTCTGAAGATTCTTTTTCACCTGCTTCCTCATTAGCATATTGAGCTATTTTTAAAAACTCTTCCTGACATTCTTCCGCCATGAGAATTCCCATTTTTATTCCCAACTGTTCCATTTTCTCAGTATCTGCAATATCAGCTGTAGGATCGATATTATAATCTTTTTTGATCTCTTTTGAAAATGGCATTGTGGCTTTCAGCATACACACTCCAAGCTCTGCAGTTATTGCCGAACCATTTTTTCCCTCGGTCTTAATTGACTTCACGCAATCGCAAGAAGATCTAGCAATTTTCTTCTTATAATCCTGTGAAAAAAGGCCAGTAGAAATTACTAAACCTAATAAAAGAAATACATTTTTCATCATTAAAATTAAATTTCTCAAAGATAAGAGAAAAATTAAAATCCTCCCCTTTTTTCTATATTTGTAAAAAACAAAAAATGCGCAAACCTCCGATTCATAAAAGTTTTCTGAATGCTTTTCGAGGTATTTTCTTTATGCTTAAATCTGAAAGAAATTTCCAGTTGGAAGTTTTAGCTTTATTTATTAATATTTTTTTATTTTTTTATCTAAAACTTTCAAATATCGATACGATTTTCATTCTTGGTGTTAGTTTTATCGTTTTAGCTGCAGAAATTTTCAACACCGCAATTGAGAAAATTTGCGATATCATTCAGCCTGAGTTTGACAAAAGAATTGGTTTTATAAAAGATATTTCTGCGGGAGCCGTTACTTTGATGGCGATATTTTCCGTGATTGTAGGGGTTTTGGTATATTGGAAATATATTTTCAGCTAAATCGTAATTGCGAGGAGCGAAGCGAAGCAATCTCAATTCAAAACATTAACTCCCACGGATTTCTCAGATTTCCACAGATATTTTGTGCTATTTGCGAAAAACATTCGTGTAATTTGTGTTTAAAAATCACTCTAGGATCAGTGTAATATTTTTATGTGATTCTATGATATCAATTAAAATTTCAAATAAAGTCTGCCCTTTCCCGACAATTAATTCGCCTAATTTTTGCTGAATCAATTGCACATTGAAAGGTTTCCCTTGCCTGATTTTATTTTCATAAAATTCTTTGGTTACATCAAAACCTAAATCTTCTTTTGACTTTTGAGAATCTTTCCAAGTGATATCTGTTTCAACTCCGTACAAAATATCATCAAAGCCATCCAGAGTTCCGACTTTCCAATCTTCATCTTTCATAAAAAGTTGAGAAATTTCTTCGTAAAAGCCTTCTAAATCTGAAAAATGACTGCCATTGATGACAGTCATTTTCTTATGATGAATTTCGTTTTTCATTGAATACTACCAATATTATTTTCTTAGATAAATATTTCCGTATTTGGATTCCAGATTGTATTGTGGTCCGTTTCCAAATGTTGCCGTAACTAAAGTACGAAAATCATCCGAATCTTTTCCTGTGAATTTGGCATCTAAATTTGAATAAATTTTCCCAAAATGAGTTTCCGCAGAAAGTTTTCCAACATTTTTATCCAAAACGGTAGCATCAATTCCACCATATATCGCATTTACATTGATTGTTCCGCCAAAATCTTTCACTTCAACCAAGCCGTATTGAGATTCTATTTGCGTTAATAAATGTTTCGGAACTTTTATTTGTAATTTGATATCTACATCAACACCGTCAGTCATTGAATCAAACGTTACATCGTTTTCTTTACAATATTTTTGGTATTCTTCACGAGTTTTAAAAATCAGTTTTTTATTATCTTTTTCAACCTTGATCCGACGAGGAATATTTTTCATTTCAGCTATTTTACCTTCAATAACCAAAGAATTTCCTTCTTTAGATTCTTTTATCTGAAAAGCATTATTGCTTTCATTTTCATTAATATTTACCGTTCCCAAGATTTGTACTTCAGACTTATCCCACGTGCTGATTTTAATCAATTCAGGATAATCAAACTTCAACGATATCTTTTGATTTTTATCTGTAGAAAAGGTTTTATTAATCGCTGTTTGTGCTGCAGTAAGCCCGAAAACCAAACTCACTGCAAG is drawn from Chryseobacterium muglaense and contains these coding sequences:
- a CDS encoding diacylglycerol kinase, with the translated sequence MRKPPIHKSFLNAFRGIFFMLKSERNFQLEVLALFINIFLFFYLKLSNIDTIFILGVSFIVLAAEIFNTAIEKICDIIQPEFDKRIGFIKDISAGAVTLMAIFSVIVGVLVYWKYIFS
- a CDS encoding ribonuclease inhibitor, which encodes MKNEIHHKKMTVINGSHFSDLEGFYEEISQLFMKDEDWKVGTLDGFDDILYGVETDITWKDSQKSKEDLGFDVTKEFYENKIRQGKPFNVQLIQQKLGELIVGKGQTLFEILIDIIESHKNITLILE
- the dnaN gene encoding DNA polymerase III subunit beta — translated: MKFIISSGELQKALQTVSGVISSSQSRPILENYLFELNENIVTITASDGETTLITSLEVKSDDSGKFAVPAKIFQDFIKTYGEQPLTLVVKDNAEGTGSLLEILDEKDNFAVALDNADDYPEIPEFDASQSITMPAGVLSEALTNTLFATSNDSLRPVMTGVLFQFGENETNFVSTDSHRLVVYKRTDLMNAEPMEFIMPKKPLNIFKNILASSNEDLTIDFNENMAKFTFGKHIWICRLIDGKYPNYTAVIPKENPNVLTINRNLLLGAIKRASIMSNKSTNQVRFKLSANILHLHAEDTEYANKADMQIPCDYNGEDINIGFSSKFLTEMLGILGADDITMKMSQPNRPGIIEPLDGLEENENILMLSMPVIGL